From the genome of Homo sapiens chromosome 19 genomic scaffold, GRCh38.p14 alternate locus group ALT_REF_LOCI_7 HSCHR19LRC_PGF1_CTG3_1, one region includes:
- the NLRP7 gene encoding NACHT, LRR and PYD domains-containing protein 7 isoform X21: MSRKHRLEARPDLREFFSLNLRSHTRSTMTSPQLEWTLQTLLEQLNEDELKSFKSLLWAFPLEDVLQKTPWSEVEEADGKKLAEILVNTSSENWIRNATVNILEEMNLTELCKMAKAEMMEDGQVQEIDNPELGDAEEDSELAKPGEKEGWRNSMEKQSLVWKNTFWQGDIDNFHDDVTLRNQRFIPFLNPRTPRKLTPYTVVLHGPAGVGKTTLAKKCMLDWTDCNLSPTLRYAFYLSCKELSRMGPCSFAELISKDWPELQDDIPSILAQAQRILFVVDGLDELKVPPGALIQDICGDWEKKKPVPVLLGSLLKRKMLPRAALLVTTRPRALRDLQLLAQQPIYVRVEGFLEEDRRAYFLRHFGDEDQAMRAFELMRSNAALFQLGSAPAVCWIVCTTLKLQMEKGEDPVPTCLTRTGLFLRFLCSRFPQGAQLRGALRTLSLLAAQGLWAQMSVFHREDLERLGVQESDLRLFLDGDILRQDRVSKGCYSFIHLSFQQFLTALFYTLEKEEGEDRDGHAWDIGDVQKLLSGEERLKNPDLIQVGHFLFGLANEKRAKELEATFGCRMSPDIKQELLQCKAHLHANKPLSVTDLKEVLGCLYESQEEELAKVVVAPFKEISIHLTNTSEVMHCSFSLKHCQDLQKLSLQVAKGVFLENYMDFELDIEFERCTYLTIPNWARQDLRSLRLWTDFCSLFSSNSNLKFLEVKQSFLSDSSVRILCDHVTRSTCHLQKVEIKNVTPDTAYRDFCLAFIGKKTLTHLTLAGHIEWERTMMLMLCDLLRNHKCNLQYLRLGGHCATPEQWAEFFYVLKANQSLKHLRLSANVLLDEGAMLLYKTMTRPKHFLQMLSLENCRLTEASCKDLAAVLVVSKKLTHLCLAKNPIGDTGVKFLCEGLSYPDCKLQTLVLQQCSITKLGCRYLSEALQEACSLTNLDLSINQIARGLWILCQALENPNCNLKHLRLKTYETNLEIKKLLEEVKEKNPKLTIDCNASGATAPPCCDFFC; encoded by the exons ATGTCAAG GAAACACAGGCTGGAAGCAAGACCTGACCTGAGGGAG ttcTTCAGCCTTAACCTAAGGTCTCATACTCGGAGCACTATGACATCGCCCCAGCTAGAGTGGACTCTGCAGACCCTTCTGGAGCAGCTGAACGAGGATGAATTAAAGAGTTTCAAATCCCTTTTATGGGCTTTTCCCCTCGAAGACGTGCTACAGAAGACCCCATGGTCTGAGGTGGAAGAGGCTGATGGCAAGAAACTGGCAGAAATTCTGGTCAACACCTCCTCAGAAAATTGGATAAGGAATGCGACTGTGAACATCTTGGAAGAGATGAATCTCACGGAATTGTGTAAGATGGCAAAGGCTGAGATGATGG AGGACGGACAGGTGCAAGAAATAGATAATCCTGAGCTGGGAGATGCAGAAGAAGACTCGGAGTTAGCAAAGCCAG GTGAAAAGGAAGGATGGAGAAATTCAATGGAGAAACAATCTTTGGTCTGGAAGAACACCTTTTGGCAAGGAGACATTGACAATTTCCATGACGACGTCACTCTGAGAAACCAACGGTTCATTCCATTCTTGAATCCCAGAACACCCAGGAAGCTAACACCTTACACGGTGGTGCTGCACGGCCCCGCAGGCGTGGGGAAAACCACGCTGGCCAAAAAGTGTATGCTGGACTGGACAGACTGCAACCTCAGCCCGACGCTCAGATACGCGTTCTACCTCAGCTGCAAGGAGCTCAGCCGCATGGGCCCCTGCAGTTTTGCAGAGCTGATCTCCAAAGACTGGCCTGAATTGCAGGATGACATTCCAAGCATCCTAGCCCAAGCACAGAGAATCCTGTTCGTGGTCGATGGCCTTGATGAGCTGAAAGTCCCACCTGGGGCGCTGATCCAGGACATCTGCGGGGACTGGGAGAAGAAGAAGCCGGTGCCCGTCCTCCTGGGGAGTTTGCTGAAGAGGAAGATGTTACCCAGGGCAGCCTTGCTGGTCACCACGCGGCCCAGGGCACTGAGGGACCTCCAGCTCCTGGCGCAGCAGCCGATCTACGTAAGGgtggagggcttcctggaggaggacaGGAGGGCCTATTTCCTGAGACACTTTGGAGACGAGGACCAAGCCATGCGTGCCTTTGAGCTAATGAGGAGCAACGCGGCCCTGTTCCAGCTGGGCTCGGCCCCCGCGGTGTGCTGGATTGTGTGCACGACTCTGAAGCTGCAGATGGAGAAGGGGGAGGACCCGGTCCCCACCTGCCTCACCCGCACGGGGCTGTTCCTGCGTTTCCTCTGCAGCCGGTTCCCGCAGGGCGCACAGCTGCGGGGCGCGCTGCGGACGCTGAGCCTCCTGGCCGCGCAGGGCCTGTGGGCGCAGATGTCCGTGTTCCACCGAGAGGACCTGGAAAGGCTCGGGGTGCAGGAGTCCGACCTCCGTCTGTTCCTGGACGGAGACATCCTCCGCCAGGACAGAGTCTCCAAAGGCTGCTACTCCTtcatccacctcagcttccagcaGTTTCTCACTGCCCTGTTCTACAccctggagaaggaggagggggaggacaGGGACGGCCACGCCTGGGACATCGGGGACGTACAGAAGCTGCTTTCCGGAGAAGAAAGACTCAAGAACCCCGACCTGATTCAAGTAGGACACTTCTTATTCGGCCTCGCTAACGAGAAGAGAGCCAAGGAGTTGGAGGCCACTTTTGGCTGCCGGATGTCACCGGACATCAAACAGGAATTGCTGCAATGCAAAGCACATCTTCATGCAAATAAGCCCTTATCCGTGACCGACCTGAAGGAGGTCTTGGGCTGCCTGTATGAGTCTCAGGAGGAGGAGCTGGCGAAGGTGGTGGTGGCCCCGTTCAAGGAAATTTCTATTCACCTGACAAATACTTCTGAAGTGATGCATTGTTCCTTCAGCCTGAAGCATTGTCAAGACTTGCAGAAACTCTCACTGCAGGTAGCAAAGGGGGTGTTCCTGGAGAATTACATGGATTTTGAACTGGACATTGAATTTGAAAG GTGCACTTACCTAACCATTCCGAACTGGGCTCGGCAGGATCTTCGCTCTCTTCGCCTCTGGACAGATTTCTGCTCTCTCTTCAGCTCAAACAGCAACCTCAAGTTTCTGGAAGTGAAACAAAGCTTCCTGAGTGACTCTTCTGTGCGGATTCTTTGTGACCACGTAACCCGTAGCACCTGTCATCTGCAGAAAGTGGA GATTAAAAACGTCACCCCTGACACCGCGTACCGGGACTTCTGTCTTGCTTTCATTGGGAAGAAGACCCTCACGCACCTGACCCTGGCAGGGCACATCGAGTGGGAACGCacgatgatgctgatgctgtgtGACCTGCTCAGAAATCATAAATGCAACCTGCAGTACCTGAG GTTGGGAGGTCACTGTGCCACCCCGGAGCAGTGGGCTGAATTCTTCTATGTCCTCAAAGCCAACCAGTCCCTGAAGCACCTGCGTCTCTCAGCCAATGTGCTCCTGGATGAGGGTGCCATGTTGCTGTACAAGACCATGACACGCCCAAAACACTTCCTGCAGATGTTGTC gTTGGAAAACTGTCGTCTTACAGAAGCCAGTTGCAAGGACCTTGCTGCTGTCTTGGTTGTCAGCAAGAAGCTGACACACCTGTGCTTGGCCAAGAACCCCATTGGGGATACAGGGGTGAAGTTTCTGTGTGAGGGCTTGAGTTACCCTGATTGTAAACTGCAGACCTTGGT GTTACAGCAATGCAGCATAACCAAGCTTGGCTGTAGATATCTCTCAGAGGCGCTCCAAGAAGCCTGCAGCCTCACAAACCTGGACTTGAGTATCAACCAGATAGCTCGTGGATTGTGGATTCTCTGTCAGGCATTAGAGAATCCAAACTGTAACCTAAAACACCTACG GTTGAAGACCTATGAAACTAATTTGGAAATCAAGAAGCTGTTGGaggaagtgaaagaaaagaatCCCAAGCTGACTATTGATTGCAATGCTTCCGGGGCAACGGCACCTCCGTGCTGTGACTTTTTTTGCTGA
- the NLRP7 gene encoding NACHT, LRR and PYD domains-containing protein 7 isoform 1 (isoform 1 is encoded by transcript variant 1; The RefSeq protein has 1 substitution compared to this genomic sequence), which produces MTSPQLEWTLQTLLEQLNEDELKSFKSLLWAFPLEDVLQKTPWSEVEEADGKKLAEILVNTSSENWIRNATVNILEEMNLTELCKMAKAEMMEDGQVQEIDNPELGDAEEDSELAKPGEKEGWRNSMEKQSLVWKNTFWQGDIDNFHDDVTLRNQRFIPFLNPRTPRKLTPYTVVLHGPAGVGKTTLAKKCMLDWTDCNLSPTLRYAFYLSCKELSRMGPCSFAELISKDWPELQDDIPSILAQAQRILFVVDGLDELKVPPGALIQDICGDWEKKKPVPVLLGSLLKRKMLPRAALLVTTRPRALRDLQLLAQQPIYVRVEGFLEEDRRAYFLRHFGDEDQAMRAFELMRSNAALFQLGSAPAVCWIVCTTLKLQMEKGEDPVPTCLTRTGLFLRFLCSRFPQGAQLRGALRTLSLLAAQGLWAQMSVFHREDLERLGVQESDLRLFLDGDILRQDRVSKGCYSFIHLSFQQFLTALFYALEKEEGEDRDGHAWDIGDVQKLLSGEERLKNPDLIQVGHFLFGLANEKRAKELEATFGCRMSPDIKQELLQCKAHLHANKPLSVTDLKEVLGCLYESQEEELAKVVVAPFKEISIHLTNTSEVMHCSFSLKHCQDLQKLSLQVAKGVFLENYMDFELDIEFESSNSNLKFLEVKQSFLSDSSVRILCDHVTRSTCHLQKVEIKNVTPDTAYRDFCLAFIGKKTLTHLTLAGHIEWERTMMLMLCDLLRNHKCNLQYLRLGGHCATPEQWAEFFYVLKANQSLKHLRLSANVLLDEGAMLLYKTMTRPKHFLQMLSLENCRLTEASCKDLAAVLVVSKKLTHLCLAKNPIGDTGVKFLCEGLSYPDCKLQTLVLQQCSITKLGCRYLSEALQEACSLTNLDLSINQIARGLWILCQALENPNCNLKHLRLWSCSLMPFYCQHLGSALLSNQKLETLDLGQNHLWKSGIIKLFGVLRQRTGSLKILRLKTYETNLEIKKLLEEVKEKNPKLTIDCNASGATAPPCCDFFC; this is translated from the exons ATGACATCGCCCCAGCTAGAGTGGACTCTGCAGACCCTTCTGGAGCAGCTGAACGAGGATGAATTAAAGAGTTTCAAATCCCTTTTATGGGCTTTTCCCCTCGAAGACGTGCTACAGAAGACCCCATGGTCTGAGGTGGAAGAGGCTGATGGCAAGAAACTGGCAGAAATTCTGGTCAACACCTCCTCAGAAAATTGGATAAGGAATGCGACTGTGAACATCTTGGAAGAGATGAATCTCACGGAATTGTGTAAGATGGCAAAGGCTGAGATGATGG AGGACGGACAGGTGCAAGAAATAGATAATCCTGAGCTGGGAGATGCAGAAGAAGACTCGGAGTTAGCAAAGCCAG GTGAAAAGGAAGGATGGAGAAATTCAATGGAGAAACAATCTTTGGTCTGGAAGAACACCTTTTGGCAAGGAGACATTGACAATTTCCATGACGACGTCACTCTGAGAAACCAACGGTTCATTCCATTCTTGAATCCCAGAACACCCAGGAAGCTAACACCTTACACGGTGGTGCTGCACGGCCCCGCAGGCGTGGGGAAAACCACGCTGGCCAAAAAGTGTATGCTGGACTGGACAGACTGCAACCTCAGCCCGACGCTCAGATACGCGTTCTACCTCAGCTGCAAGGAGCTCAGCCGCATGGGCCCCTGCAGTTTTGCAGAGCTGATCTCCAAAGACTGGCCTGAATTGCAGGATGACATTCCAAGCATCCTAGCCCAAGCACAGAGAATCCTGTTCGTGGTCGATGGCCTTGATGAGCTGAAAGTCCCACCTGGGGCGCTGATCCAGGACATCTGCGGGGACTGGGAGAAGAAGAAGCCGGTGCCCGTCCTCCTGGGGAGTTTGCTGAAGAGGAAGATGTTACCCAGGGCAGCCTTGCTGGTCACCACGCGGCCCAGGGCACTGAGGGACCTCCAGCTCCTGGCGCAGCAGCCGATCTACGTAAGGgtggagggcttcctggaggaggacaGGAGGGCCTATTTCCTGAGACACTTTGGAGACGAGGACCAAGCCATGCGTGCCTTTGAGCTAATGAGGAGCAACGCGGCCCTGTTCCAGCTGGGCTCGGCCCCCGCGGTGTGCTGGATTGTGTGCACGACTCTGAAGCTGCAGATGGAGAAGGGGGAGGACCCGGTCCCCACCTGCCTCACCCGCACGGGGCTGTTCCTGCGTTTCCTCTGCAGCCGGTTCCCGCAGGGCGCACAGCTGCGGGGCGCGCTGCGGACGCTGAGCCTCCTGGCCGCGCAGGGCCTGTGGGCGCAGATGTCCGTGTTCCACCGAGAGGACCTGGAAAGGCTCGGGGTGCAGGAGTCCGACCTCCGTCTGTTCCTGGACGGAGACATCCTCCGCCAGGACAGAGTCTCCAAAGGCTGCTACTCCTtcatccacctcagcttccagcaGTTTCTCACTGCCCTGTTCTACAccctggagaaggaggagggggaggacaGGGACGGCCACGCCTGGGACATCGGGGACGTACAGAAGCTGCTTTCCGGAGAAGAAAGACTCAAGAACCCCGACCTGATTCAAGTAGGACACTTCTTATTCGGCCTCGCTAACGAGAAGAGAGCCAAGGAGTTGGAGGCCACTTTTGGCTGCCGGATGTCACCGGACATCAAACAGGAATTGCTGCAATGCAAAGCACATCTTCATGCAAATAAGCCCTTATCCGTGACCGACCTGAAGGAGGTCTTGGGCTGCCTGTATGAGTCTCAGGAGGAGGAGCTGGCGAAGGTGGTGGTGGCCCCGTTCAAGGAAATTTCTATTCACCTGACAAATACTTCTGAAGTGATGCATTGTTCCTTCAGCCTGAAGCATTGTCAAGACTTGCAGAAACTCTCACTGCAGGTAGCAAAGGGGGTGTTCCTGGAGAATTACATGGATTTTGAACTGGACATTGAATTTGAAAG CTCAAACAGCAACCTCAAGTTTCTGGAAGTGAAACAAAGCTTCCTGAGTGACTCTTCTGTGCGGATTCTTTGTGACCACGTAACCCGTAGCACCTGTCATCTGCAGAAAGTGGA GATTAAAAACGTCACCCCTGACACCGCGTACCGGGACTTCTGTCTTGCTTTCATTGGGAAGAAGACCCTCACGCACCTGACCCTGGCAGGGCACATCGAGTGGGAACGCacgatgatgctgatgctgtgtGACCTGCTCAGAAATCATAAATGCAACCTGCAGTACCTGAG GTTGGGAGGTCACTGTGCCACCCCGGAGCAGTGGGCTGAATTCTTCTATGTCCTCAAAGCCAACCAGTCCCTGAAGCACCTGCGTCTCTCAGCCAATGTGCTCCTGGATGAGGGTGCCATGTTGCTGTACAAGACCATGACACGCCCAAAACACTTCCTGCAGATGTTGTC gTTGGAAAACTGTCGTCTTACAGAAGCCAGTTGCAAGGACCTTGCTGCTGTCTTGGTTGTCAGCAAGAAGCTGACACACCTGTGCTTGGCCAAGAACCCCATTGGGGATACAGGGGTGAAGTTTCTGTGTGAGGGCTTGAGTTACCCTGATTGTAAACTGCAGACCTTGGT GTTACAGCAATGCAGCATAACCAAGCTTGGCTGTAGATATCTCTCAGAGGCGCTCCAAGAAGCCTGCAGCCTCACAAACCTGGACTTGAGTATCAACCAGATAGCTCGTGGATTGTGGATTCTCTGTCAGGCATTAGAGAATCCAAACTGTAACCTAAAACACCTACG CCTCTGGAGCTGCTCCCTCATGCCTTTCTATTGTCAGCATCTTGGATCTGCTCTCCTCAGCAATCAGAAGCTTGAAACTCTGGACCTGGGCCAGAATCATTTGTGGAAGAGTGGCATAATTAAGCTCTTTGGGGTTCTAAGACAAAGAACTGGATCCTTGAAGATACTCAg GTTGAAGACCTATGAAACTAATTTGGAAATCAAGAAGCTGTTGGaggaagtgaaagaaaagaatCCCAAGCTGACTATTGATTGCAATGCTTCCGGGGCAACGGCACCTCCGTGCTGTGACTTTTTTTGCTGA
- the NLRP7 gene encoding NACHT, LRR and PYD domains-containing protein 7 isoform X22: MSRKHRLEARPDLREFFSLNLRSHTRSTMTSPQLEWTLQTLLEQLNEDELKSFKSLLWAFPLEDVLQKTPWSEVEEADGKKLAEILVNTSSENWIRNATVNILEEMNLTELCKMAKAEMMEDGQVQEIDNPELGDAEEDSELAKPGEKEGWRNSMEKQSLVWKNTFWQGDIDNFHDDVTLRNQRFIPFLNPRTPRKLTPYTVVLHGPAGVGKTTLAKKCMLDWTDCNLSPTLRYAFYLSCKELSRMGPCSFAELISKDWPELQDDIPSILAQAQRILFVVDGLDELKVPPGALIQDICGDWEKKKPVPVLLGSLLKRKMLPRAALLVTTRPRALRDLQLLAQQPIYVRVEGFLEEDRRAYFLRHFGDEDQAMRAFELMRSNAALFQLGSAPAVCWIVCTTLKLQMEKGEDPVPTCLTRTGLFLRFLCSRFPQGAQLRGALRTLSLLAAQGLWAQMSVFHREDLERLGVQESDLRLFLDGDILRQDRVSKGCYSFIHLSFQQFLTALFYTLEKEEGEDRDGHAWDIGDVQKLLSGEERLKNPDLIQVGHFLFGLANEKRAKELEATFGCRMSPDIKQELLQCKAHLHANKPLSVTDLKEVLGCLYESQEEELAKVVVAPFKEISIHLTNTSEVMHCSFSLKHCQDLQKLSLQVAKGVFLENYMDFELDIEFERCTYLTIPNWARQDLRSLRLWTDFCSLFSSNSNLKFLEVKQSFLSDSSVRILCDHVTRSTCHLQKVEIKNVTPDTAYRDFCLAFIGKKTLTHLTLAGHIEWERTMMLMLCDLLRNHKCNLQYLRLGGHCATPEQWAEFFYVLKANQSLKHLRLSANVLLDEGAMLLYKTMTRPKHFLQMLSLENCRLTEASCKDLAAVLVVSKKLTHLCLAKNPIGDTGVKFLCEGLSYPDCKLQTLVLQQCSITKLGCRYLSEALQEACSLTNLDLSINQIARGLWILCQALENPNCNLKHLRILDLLSSAIRSLKLWTWARIICGRVA; the protein is encoded by the exons ATGTCAAG GAAACACAGGCTGGAAGCAAGACCTGACCTGAGGGAG ttcTTCAGCCTTAACCTAAGGTCTCATACTCGGAGCACTATGACATCGCCCCAGCTAGAGTGGACTCTGCAGACCCTTCTGGAGCAGCTGAACGAGGATGAATTAAAGAGTTTCAAATCCCTTTTATGGGCTTTTCCCCTCGAAGACGTGCTACAGAAGACCCCATGGTCTGAGGTGGAAGAGGCTGATGGCAAGAAACTGGCAGAAATTCTGGTCAACACCTCCTCAGAAAATTGGATAAGGAATGCGACTGTGAACATCTTGGAAGAGATGAATCTCACGGAATTGTGTAAGATGGCAAAGGCTGAGATGATGG AGGACGGACAGGTGCAAGAAATAGATAATCCTGAGCTGGGAGATGCAGAAGAAGACTCGGAGTTAGCAAAGCCAG GTGAAAAGGAAGGATGGAGAAATTCAATGGAGAAACAATCTTTGGTCTGGAAGAACACCTTTTGGCAAGGAGACATTGACAATTTCCATGACGACGTCACTCTGAGAAACCAACGGTTCATTCCATTCTTGAATCCCAGAACACCCAGGAAGCTAACACCTTACACGGTGGTGCTGCACGGCCCCGCAGGCGTGGGGAAAACCACGCTGGCCAAAAAGTGTATGCTGGACTGGACAGACTGCAACCTCAGCCCGACGCTCAGATACGCGTTCTACCTCAGCTGCAAGGAGCTCAGCCGCATGGGCCCCTGCAGTTTTGCAGAGCTGATCTCCAAAGACTGGCCTGAATTGCAGGATGACATTCCAAGCATCCTAGCCCAAGCACAGAGAATCCTGTTCGTGGTCGATGGCCTTGATGAGCTGAAAGTCCCACCTGGGGCGCTGATCCAGGACATCTGCGGGGACTGGGAGAAGAAGAAGCCGGTGCCCGTCCTCCTGGGGAGTTTGCTGAAGAGGAAGATGTTACCCAGGGCAGCCTTGCTGGTCACCACGCGGCCCAGGGCACTGAGGGACCTCCAGCTCCTGGCGCAGCAGCCGATCTACGTAAGGgtggagggcttcctggaggaggacaGGAGGGCCTATTTCCTGAGACACTTTGGAGACGAGGACCAAGCCATGCGTGCCTTTGAGCTAATGAGGAGCAACGCGGCCCTGTTCCAGCTGGGCTCGGCCCCCGCGGTGTGCTGGATTGTGTGCACGACTCTGAAGCTGCAGATGGAGAAGGGGGAGGACCCGGTCCCCACCTGCCTCACCCGCACGGGGCTGTTCCTGCGTTTCCTCTGCAGCCGGTTCCCGCAGGGCGCACAGCTGCGGGGCGCGCTGCGGACGCTGAGCCTCCTGGCCGCGCAGGGCCTGTGGGCGCAGATGTCCGTGTTCCACCGAGAGGACCTGGAAAGGCTCGGGGTGCAGGAGTCCGACCTCCGTCTGTTCCTGGACGGAGACATCCTCCGCCAGGACAGAGTCTCCAAAGGCTGCTACTCCTtcatccacctcagcttccagcaGTTTCTCACTGCCCTGTTCTACAccctggagaaggaggagggggaggacaGGGACGGCCACGCCTGGGACATCGGGGACGTACAGAAGCTGCTTTCCGGAGAAGAAAGACTCAAGAACCCCGACCTGATTCAAGTAGGACACTTCTTATTCGGCCTCGCTAACGAGAAGAGAGCCAAGGAGTTGGAGGCCACTTTTGGCTGCCGGATGTCACCGGACATCAAACAGGAATTGCTGCAATGCAAAGCACATCTTCATGCAAATAAGCCCTTATCCGTGACCGACCTGAAGGAGGTCTTGGGCTGCCTGTATGAGTCTCAGGAGGAGGAGCTGGCGAAGGTGGTGGTGGCCCCGTTCAAGGAAATTTCTATTCACCTGACAAATACTTCTGAAGTGATGCATTGTTCCTTCAGCCTGAAGCATTGTCAAGACTTGCAGAAACTCTCACTGCAGGTAGCAAAGGGGGTGTTCCTGGAGAATTACATGGATTTTGAACTGGACATTGAATTTGAAAG GTGCACTTACCTAACCATTCCGAACTGGGCTCGGCAGGATCTTCGCTCTCTTCGCCTCTGGACAGATTTCTGCTCTCTCTTCAGCTCAAACAGCAACCTCAAGTTTCTGGAAGTGAAACAAAGCTTCCTGAGTGACTCTTCTGTGCGGATTCTTTGTGACCACGTAACCCGTAGCACCTGTCATCTGCAGAAAGTGGA GATTAAAAACGTCACCCCTGACACCGCGTACCGGGACTTCTGTCTTGCTTTCATTGGGAAGAAGACCCTCACGCACCTGACCCTGGCAGGGCACATCGAGTGGGAACGCacgatgatgctgatgctgtgtGACCTGCTCAGAAATCATAAATGCAACCTGCAGTACCTGAG GTTGGGAGGTCACTGTGCCACCCCGGAGCAGTGGGCTGAATTCTTCTATGTCCTCAAAGCCAACCAGTCCCTGAAGCACCTGCGTCTCTCAGCCAATGTGCTCCTGGATGAGGGTGCCATGTTGCTGTACAAGACCATGACACGCCCAAAACACTTCCTGCAGATGTTGTC gTTGGAAAACTGTCGTCTTACAGAAGCCAGTTGCAAGGACCTTGCTGCTGTCTTGGTTGTCAGCAAGAAGCTGACACACCTGTGCTTGGCCAAGAACCCCATTGGGGATACAGGGGTGAAGTTTCTGTGTGAGGGCTTGAGTTACCCTGATTGTAAACTGCAGACCTTGGT GTTACAGCAATGCAGCATAACCAAGCTTGGCTGTAGATATCTCTCAGAGGCGCTCCAAGAAGCCTGCAGCCTCACAAACCTGGACTTGAGTATCAACCAGATAGCTCGTGGATTGTGGATTCTCTGTCAGGCATTAGAGAATCCAAACTGTAACCTAAAACACCTACG CATCTTGGATCTGCTCTCCTCAGCAATCAGAAGCTTGAAACTCTGGACCTGGGCCAGAATCATTTGTGGAAGAGTGGCATAA